One window from the genome of Streptomyces sp. NBC_00287 encodes:
- a CDS encoding carbohydrate ABC transporter permease, translating to MTLVTATRRSKQPVPLDRGAWFLVLPALIPILLLSVGPLLYGILLAFTDSQSGRTEPTQWIGGLNFRDLLQDTLFWESFRIGLVWAVGVTVPQFLLALGLALLLNQDLKLRWAARALAIVPWAMPEVVVGVMWRLVYNPDAGILNETLRDLGFGDGRDWLAGLATALPAVIVVGVWAGMPTTTVALLAGLQNTPRELHEAAAMDGAGAWRRFWTVTWPALRPVALAITALNLIWNFNSFALVYVLTSGGPGGRTRLPMLFAYEEAFRYGQFGYAAAMGCVMVALISVLLALFLVGRLRGGDES from the coding sequence GTGACCCTGGTGACCGCGACGAGGCGGTCGAAGCAGCCGGTGCCGCTCGACCGCGGGGCCTGGTTCCTGGTGCTGCCCGCGCTGATCCCGATCCTGCTGCTCAGCGTCGGTCCGCTGCTGTACGGGATCCTGCTGGCGTTCACCGACTCGCAGTCGGGGCGCACCGAGCCCACCCAGTGGATCGGCGGTCTCAACTTCCGGGATCTGTTGCAGGACACCCTGTTCTGGGAGTCGTTCCGCATCGGCCTGGTCTGGGCCGTCGGAGTCACCGTGCCGCAGTTCCTGCTCGCGCTCGGGCTCGCCCTGCTGCTCAACCAGGACCTCAAGCTGCGCTGGGCGGCCCGCGCCCTCGCGATCGTCCCGTGGGCCATGCCGGAGGTCGTGGTCGGGGTGATGTGGCGGCTGGTCTACAACCCGGACGCCGGCATCCTCAATGAGACGCTCCGGGATCTGGGGTTCGGCGACGGCCGTGACTGGCTCGCCGGGCTCGCCACCGCCCTGCCCGCCGTCATCGTGGTCGGCGTCTGGGCGGGGATGCCGACCACGACCGTCGCCCTGCTCGCCGGCCTCCAGAACACACCGCGCGAACTCCACGAGGCCGCGGCCATGGACGGCGCCGGAGCCTGGCGCCGCTTCTGGACCGTCACCTGGCCCGCGCTCAGACCCGTCGCCCTCGCGATCACGGCGCTCAACCTGATCTGGAACTTCAACTCCTTCGCCCTGGTCTACGTCCTGACCAGCGGCGGTCCCGGCGGCCGCACCCGGCTGCCGATGCTCTTCGCCTACGAAGAGGCCTTCCGCTACGGGCAGTTCGGCTACGCCGCGGCGATGGGATGCGTGATGGTCGCCCTGATCTCGGTCCTGCTCGCCCTTTTCCTCGTCGGCCGGCTCAGGGGAGGGGACGAGTCATGA
- a CDS encoding carbohydrate ABC transporter permease — protein sequence MRTRTTARIGQYAALLTYLVFLAFPFLWLISTAFKPPRELGSLHPTWIPENPTLDNFRQAFDEQPLLEAASNSLIAALSAALIAVAIATPMAYVMARHRTRLARAATGWVVVSQAFPLVLVIIPLFLVLKNLRLIDSLLGLILVYVVWALPFALWMLVGYVRAVPTELEEAAAVDGAGRLRTLVSVTAPLLAPGIVATGLFAFVTAWNEFFFALVLLKTPEKQTLPVILTHFIGAEGVADLGPLAAAAFLATLPSLVVFAIVQRRITGGMLAGAVKN from the coding sequence ATGAGGACCCGCACCACCGCCCGCATCGGCCAGTACGCCGCCCTGCTCACCTATCTCGTCTTCCTCGCCTTCCCCTTCCTCTGGCTGATCTCCACCGCCTTCAAACCGCCCCGCGAGCTCGGCAGCCTGCACCCCACCTGGATCCCCGAGAACCCCACCCTGGACAACTTCCGCCAGGCCTTCGACGAACAGCCGCTCCTGGAAGCCGCGTCGAACTCCCTGATCGCCGCCCTCTCGGCCGCGCTGATCGCCGTAGCCATCGCGACCCCCATGGCCTACGTCATGGCCCGGCACCGCACCCGCCTCGCGCGCGCCGCGACCGGCTGGGTCGTGGTCAGCCAGGCCTTCCCGCTGGTCCTGGTGATCATCCCGCTGTTCCTGGTGCTGAAGAACCTGCGGCTGATCGACTCGCTCCTCGGCCTGATCCTGGTGTACGTGGTGTGGGCGCTGCCGTTCGCGCTGTGGATGCTCGTCGGATACGTCCGGGCCGTGCCGACCGAACTGGAGGAGGCGGCGGCCGTCGACGGGGCCGGGCGGCTGCGCACGCTGGTCTCGGTGACCGCGCCCCTGCTCGCGCCGGGCATCGTGGCGACAGGCCTGTTCGCCTTCGTCACCGCCTGGAACGAGTTCTTCTTCGCGCTGGTCCTGCTGAAGACCCCGGAGAAACAGACCCTGCCGGTGATCCTCACCCACTTCATCGGCGCGGAGGGCGTCGCCGACCTCGGCCCGCTGGCCGCGGCCGCCTTCCTCGCCACCCTGCCCTCACTGGTCGTCTTCGCGATCGTCCAACGCCGCATCACGGGCGGCATGCTCGCCGGGGCGGTGAAGAACTGA
- a CDS encoding ABC transporter substrate-binding protein, giving the protein MRARWIVVLLLLLAGCTGGGDTDDGRITLRFQSLAWQEESVAANKELVEEWNAGHPEVKVEYVQGSWDSVHDQLLTSFEGGEAPDIVHDASDDLADFAYGGHLADLTDLLPERLKSDIPQRSWQTTTFGDGIYGVPFLQEPRVLIANATWLKESGVRIPTPEQPWSWGEFRQITEELSGDGRYGVAWPLKEPVSATLNLSLSAGGQLFHRDADGKVEIRFEGPDEVVPKTIHDQVNTDASASGSTLGSGGSDTLPGFFGGRYAMVPLGFSYRQQIVQQAPEGFDWQVLPAPAGADGLTQGVSPQTLSIAEDSPHKKQAAEFIDFLLRPENMVRLALGDWMLPTGTEALKEPALHTAEHDWATGTALAAHLRSAPAQSVRGYPEWKDKVATPALQEYYSGAIGLDELRERLEEDGNLVLARYQR; this is encoded by the coding sequence ATGCGCGCACGCTGGATCGTCGTACTCCTACTGCTCCTCGCGGGCTGCACCGGCGGCGGTGACACCGACGACGGCCGGATCACCCTCCGCTTCCAGTCCCTCGCCTGGCAGGAGGAGTCCGTCGCGGCCAACAAGGAACTCGTCGAGGAGTGGAACGCCGGCCATCCCGAGGTCAAGGTCGAGTATGTCCAGGGCAGTTGGGACAGCGTTCACGACCAGTTGCTCACCTCCTTCGAGGGCGGCGAGGCACCGGACATCGTCCACGACGCCTCCGACGATCTCGCCGACTTCGCCTACGGCGGCCATCTCGCCGACCTGACCGACCTGCTGCCCGAGCGCCTCAAGTCGGACATCCCGCAGCGCAGTTGGCAGACGACGACCTTCGGCGACGGCATCTACGGCGTGCCGTTCCTCCAGGAGCCGCGCGTGCTCATCGCCAACGCCACCTGGCTGAAGGAGTCCGGCGTACGCATCCCCACGCCCGAACAGCCCTGGAGCTGGGGGGAGTTCCGGCAGATCACCGAGGAGTTGAGTGGTGACGGCAGGTACGGCGTGGCCTGGCCGCTGAAGGAACCCGTGTCCGCCACGCTCAACCTCTCCCTGTCGGCCGGCGGACAGCTCTTCCACCGGGATGCCGACGGCAAGGTCGAGATCCGCTTCGAGGGTCCCGACGAGGTGGTCCCGAAGACGATTCACGACCAGGTCAACACCGATGCCAGCGCGTCCGGTTCGACCCTCGGCAGCGGCGGCTCGGACACCCTGCCCGGCTTCTTCGGCGGCCGGTACGCGATGGTCCCGCTCGGCTTCTCCTACCGCCAGCAGATCGTGCAGCAGGCCCCGGAGGGCTTCGACTGGCAGGTGCTGCCCGCACCTGCGGGCGCGGACGGGCTCACCCAGGGCGTCAGCCCGCAGACGCTCTCCATCGCCGAGGACAGCCCGCACAAGAAGCAGGCGGCCGAGTTCATCGACTTCCTGCTGCGGCCCGAGAACATGGTCCGGCTCGCCCTCGGTGACTGGATGCTGCCCACCGGCACCGAGGCCCTCAAGGAGCCGGCCCTGCACACCGCCGAGCACGACTGGGCGACCGGCACGGCCCTCGCCGCCCATCTGCGCTCCGCGCCCGCCCAGTCCGTACGCGGCTACCCGGAGTGGAAGGACAAGGTCGCCACCCCCGCCCTCCAGGAGTACTACAGCGGGGCGATCGGACTCGACGAGCTGCGCGAGCGCCTTGAGGAGGACGGGAACCTGGTCCTCGCCCGCTACCAGCGGTGA